Proteins from one Ornithobacterium rhinotracheale genomic window:
- a CDS encoding AMP-dependent synthetase/ligase, whose translation MEMKRLFDILDYQAKYHNLERALVNVLPGEKLKAYSTQDYIDLSDKVSRGLLKWGVKPGDKIAIIVNNNCAEWNILDMGIQKVGAISVPIYSSIAAQENEYIFNQSGVKLCFVSHKDLYNKIAGIQKNTPTLEEIYCINEEENLPNWNEILELGEDKSLQPEIEKIKEKVHPDDLVTIIYTSGTTGSPKGVMLSHKNLLSNAIDCQERIPEVGENARALSFLPVCHVFERTLLNLYQIKGLSIYFAQNLDTIGEDLKFVQPQIMTVVPRLVEKVFNKIYETGANAGAVKSKIFKWSLDLIKDYDPKVKMPLNWYVKYKIANKLIFSKWREGMGGKMVTLVSGSAKLSEKLNRMFWAAGIPILEGYGLTETSPVISVNCFDRKGFKIGTVGKIVKNIDVKIADDGEVLVKGPCVFQGYYENPELTKEAFTEDGWFKTGDIGEFDEGLLKLTDRKKQIFKTSGGKYIVPAALEDAMKRIPFIEQIMVVGEGKKMPCALIQPNYDFSIKWAEKNGVEIGTTPAEIANSQVIYDEIEKAMAEINQEFGRWEQIKRFRLTPEEWTIENGCLTPTLKYKRKNTIEKFKNLFDEMYEA comes from the coding sequence ATGGAAATGAAACGCTTATTTGATATACTTGACTATCAAGCAAAATATCATAATTTAGAAAGAGCCTTAGTTAATGTATTACCTGGGGAAAAATTAAAAGCATATTCAACACAAGATTACATAGATTTATCGGATAAAGTGAGTCGTGGTTTGCTCAAATGGGGCGTAAAACCTGGCGACAAAATTGCAATTATTGTAAATAATAATTGTGCGGAATGGAATATTCTAGATATGGGAATTCAGAAAGTAGGAGCGATTAGTGTGCCTATTTATTCATCTATTGCAGCACAAGAAAATGAATATATTTTTAATCAATCTGGTGTGAAATTGTGCTTTGTTTCTCACAAAGATTTGTACAATAAAATTGCAGGAATTCAGAAAAATACGCCAACATTAGAGGAAATCTATTGTATAAACGAGGAGGAAAACTTACCAAATTGGAATGAGATTTTAGAGTTAGGTGAAGATAAAAGCCTTCAGCCTGAAATCGAAAAAATCAAAGAAAAAGTTCATCCAGATGATTTAGTTACAATCATTTACACTTCAGGTACTACGGGAAGCCCAAAAGGAGTAATGCTTTCGCACAAAAATCTGCTATCTAATGCCATAGATTGCCAAGAGCGCATTCCCGAAGTGGGTGAAAATGCTCGTGCATTGAGCTTCTTGCCTGTGTGCCATGTGTTTGAGAGAACATTGCTTAATTTGTACCAAATCAAAGGCTTAAGCATTTATTTTGCACAGAATTTAGACACCATTGGTGAAGATTTAAAATTCGTTCAGCCACAAATCATGACTGTGGTGCCGCGTTTGGTAGAAAAGGTGTTTAATAAAATTTATGAAACAGGTGCCAATGCTGGGGCTGTGAAATCAAAAATCTTTAAATGGTCGCTTGATTTAATTAAAGATTATGACCCTAAAGTAAAAATGCCACTCAATTGGTATGTCAAATACAAAATTGCCAATAAATTGATTTTTAGTAAATGGCGAGAAGGAATGGGGGGCAAGATGGTAACGCTCGTTTCGGGAAGTGCCAAATTATCTGAAAAACTAAATCGTATGTTCTGGGCGGCAGGAATTCCGATTTTGGAGGGCTACGGACTCACTGAAACTTCGCCCGTGATTTCGGTGAATTGTTTTGATAGAAAAGGATTTAAAATCGGAACCGTAGGAAAAATAGTTAAAAACATCGATGTAAAAATTGCCGACGATGGCGAGGTGCTCGTGAAAGGGCCTTGCGTGTTCCAAGGATATTATGAAAATCCAGAATTAACCAAGGAAGCCTTTACCGAAGATGGTTGGTTTAAAACAGGAGATATCGGTGAATTTGACGAAGGATTGCTAAAACTTACCGATCGTAAAAAACAAATTTTCAAAACCAGTGGAGGAAAATACATCGTGCCAGCAGCCTTGGAAGATGCGATGAAACGCATTCCGTTTATCGAGCAAATTATGGTTGTGGGAGAAGGTAAAAAAATGCCTTGTGCTTTGATTCAGCCTAATTATGATTTTTCAATTAAATGGGCGGAAAAAAATGGTGTAGAAATAGGAACTACGCCTGCCGAAATTGCTAATAGTCAGGTGATTTATGACGAGATAGAAAAAGCAATGGCAGAAATTAATCAAGAATTTGGACGATGGGAGCAAATCAAAAGATTTAGACTCACGCCAGAAGAATGGACGATTGAAAACGGCTGCTTGACGCCTACTTTAAAATATAAACGCAAAAATACAATCGAAAAATTCAAAAATTTATTCGATGAAATGTACGAAGCCTAA
- a CDS encoding threonine/serine exporter family protein — protein MEFFNVLIDLSEKIFWAMWVAVGFAMLFNTPRRAMFATAILGGIGFTVKFVLLKTLMPNQLVVTSFLGAFTVGMLGVYCAHLVHTPPVVFTIPAVINMIPGKFGYQFMMGLIKLVTEEDKQNIQTHDFMETFSNGLLTTFIVMALALGIVAPVLLFNTKTVKNKNLNKVIKEKVLKR, from the coding sequence ATGGAGTTTTTTAATGTTTTAATAGATTTATCAGAAAAAATATTCTGGGCAATGTGGGTAGCCGTGGGATTTGCTATGTTGTTCAACACACCACGCCGAGCCATGTTTGCCACCGCAATTTTGGGAGGAATAGGTTTTACAGTCAAATTTGTATTACTTAAAACTCTGATGCCTAATCAATTAGTGGTAACCTCGTTTTTAGGAGCATTTACAGTAGGAATGCTCGGCGTGTATTGTGCACACTTGGTGCATACACCACCTGTGGTCTTTACTATTCCTGCCGTAATCAACATGATTCCAGGTAAATTTGGATACCAATTTATGATGGGCTTAATTAAATTAGTAACCGAAGAGGATAAACAAAATATTCAGACTCATGACTTTATGGAAACCTTTAGCAACGGGCTACTCACAACCTTTATTGTAATGGCTTTAGCTTTAGGAATCGTAGCACCAGTTTTGTTATTTAATACTAAAACCGTAAAAAATAAAAACTTAAATAAAGTAATTAAAGAAAAAGTATTGAAAAGATAA
- a CDS encoding Sir2 family NAD-dependent protein deacetylase produces MKCTKPKLVVLSGAGISQESGIQTFRASDGLWENHRVEDVATPEGFAANPELVLNFYNARRRQLSEVSPNDAHKFFADLEKQYDVEIVTQNVDDLHERAGSSKVLHLHGELKKGRSVYDENLIFPFEGDMTLEDKAPNGDPVRPHIVWFGEAVPALNDAIALAEQADIFVVIGTSMQVYPAASLVDFLKPDCQLFVIDPSEITLYCRHPYTHIQEKACAGVKKLAEKLI; encoded by the coding sequence ATGAAATGTACGAAGCCTAAATTGGTGGTGCTTTCGGGCGCAGGGATTTCGCAAGAAAGCGGAATTCAGACATTTAGAGCGAGCGATGGCTTGTGGGAGAATCATCGTGTGGAAGATGTAGCTACGCCTGAAGGTTTTGCCGCAAATCCCGAGTTGGTGCTGAATTTTTACAATGCACGGCGCCGGCAGCTATCGGAAGTTTCTCCCAACGATGCACATAAATTCTTTGCCGATTTAGAAAAGCAATACGATGTAGAAATTGTGACGCAAAATGTAGATGACTTGCACGAGAGAGCTGGTTCATCCAAAGTTTTGCACCTGCACGGCGAATTGAAAAAGGGGAGAAGTGTGTATGATGAAAATCTGATTTTCCCATTTGAGGGTGATATGACATTGGAAGATAAAGCACCGAATGGTGATCCCGTTCGTCCGCACATTGTGTGGTTTGGTGAGGCGGTTCCAGCATTAAATGATGCCATTGCCCTTGCCGAGCAAGCCGATATTTTTGTGGTGATAGGTACATCGATGCAGGTGTATCCTGCGGCATCGTTGGTGGATTTTTTGAAACCAGATTGTCAGCTTTTTGTGATAGACCCGTCCGAAATTACACTCTATTGCCGGCACCCATATACACATATTCAAGAAAAAGCTTGTGCAGGCGTGAAAAAATTAGCCGAAAAACTAATTTAA
- the fmt gene encoding methionyl-tRNA formyltransferase, translated as MQSKLKVVFMGTPDFAVHILDKIHQAGYPIVGVVSTPDKPAGRGQKMHSSAVTQYAKEHNLFLMQPPKLKAKSFVETLESLQADVFVVVAFRMLPKIIWNMPSKGTFNLHASLLPQYRGAAPINWAIINGEEKSGVTTFFLDEKTDTGNIIYQQEVDILPDETAGELHDKLMYAGGDLVLKTLEGISENTINPTPQNHSQASKDAPKLFKENTQINWSDSLENIYNFVRGLNPYPAAWTQISLNGETKLLKVFKIEIEKTNHSYQSGQLVEKNKRIGVAHHDGWVWLEEVQMQGKRRMNIVDFANGVNLDDSSYVLFG; from the coding sequence ATGCAAAGCAAATTAAAAGTAGTATTTATGGGCACGCCAGATTTTGCGGTTCATATTTTAGATAAAATCCACCAAGCAGGCTACCCAATCGTAGGAGTGGTTTCGACTCCCGACAAACCTGCCGGCCGTGGACAGAAAATGCACAGTTCTGCCGTAACACAATATGCCAAGGAACATAATTTGTTTTTGATGCAGCCCCCCAAGCTCAAAGCCAAAAGTTTTGTAGAAACTTTGGAATCGCTACAGGCCGATGTGTTTGTAGTCGTGGCATTTAGAATGTTGCCCAAAATCATTTGGAACATGCCAAGCAAGGGAACTTTTAATCTGCACGCTTCGCTTTTGCCACAATATCGAGGTGCTGCCCCGATAAATTGGGCAATCATCAATGGAGAAGAAAAATCAGGAGTCACCACATTTTTCTTAGACGAAAAAACGGATACAGGAAATATCATTTATCAACAAGAAGTAGATATTTTGCCTGATGAAACGGCAGGAGAATTGCACGATAAATTAATGTATGCGGGAGGAGATTTAGTACTGAAAACGCTGGAGGGAATTTCAGAAAATACAATCAACCCAACACCACAGAATCACAGCCAAGCCTCGAAAGATGCTCCTAAATTATTTAAAGAAAATACTCAGATTAATTGGAGTGATTCTTTAGAAAATATTTACAATTTTGTAAGAGGACTTAACCCTTATCCTGCGGCATGGACTCAAATTTCATTAAATGGTGAAACTAAATTATTAAAGGTTTTTAAAATTGAAATAGAAAAAACAAATCATTCATACCAAAGCGGACAACTTGTTGAAAAAAATAAAAGAATCGGCGTAGCCCATCACGATGGATGGGTGTGGCTCGAGGAAGTACAAATGCAAGGAAAACGCCGAATGAACATCGTAGATTTTGCCAATGGGGTTAATTTAGACGATAGTTCGTATGTGTTATTCGGTTAA
- a CDS encoding HU family DNA-binding protein, whose product MNKTELVDAMAADAGITKAQAKAALDSFTENVSKALAKKEKVALVGFGTFSTSERSAREGINPQTKKKIKIAAKTVAKFKPGAQLSEAVNK is encoded by the coding sequence ATGAACAAAACAGAATTAGTAGATGCTATGGCAGCTGACGCTGGCATCACAAAAGCACAAGCAAAAGCAGCTTTAGATTCTTTTACAGAAAATGTTTCAAAAGCTTTGGCTAAAAAAGAAAAAGTAGCGCTTGTAGGTTTCGGTACTTTCTCAACTTCTGAAAGAAGTGCTAGAGAGGGAATCAACCCACAAACTAAAAAGAAAATCAAAATTGCTGCTAAAACTGTAGCTAAATTTAAACCAGGAGCTCAATTATCTGAAGCTGTGAATAAATAA
- a CDS encoding restriction endonuclease subunit S, with product MKLKIKDICQVQSGSYIKITKDSHLNNGIALNISDLNDESELSPTTKPNIQIDACNPKYIIQSTDVAFSTRGRYVATIIPKGINYPVFISNSFIKITPDTNKVLPEYIKWILNHPKSQAFFCKSSAKSLPV from the coding sequence ATGAAGCTTAAAATAAAAGATATTTGCCAGGTACAGTCCGGCTCATATATAAAGATAACGAAAGATTCTCATTTAAACAATGGTATCGCTTTAAATATAAGCGATTTAAATGATGAATCTGAATTGTCTCCTACGACAAAGCCAAACATCCAGATTGATGCATGTAATCCTAAATACATTATTCAATCGACTGATGTTGCTTTTAGTACGAGAGGTAGATATGTGGCTACTATTATACCTAAAGGCATTAATTATCCCGTTTTTATTTCAAATAGTTTTATCAAAATTACACCTGATACAAATAAGGTTTTGCCTGAGTACATCAAGTGGATTCTAAACCATCCAAAATCACAGGCTTTTTTTTGTAAATCGTCAGCAAAAAGTTTACCAGTTTAG
- a CDS encoding ATP-dependent DNA helicase RecQ, whose protein sequence is MKTTAENILQQYWGYSEFRVPQKEIIESILTGKDTLALLPTGGGKSLCFQIPALMMEGVCVVISPLVALMKDQVQSLKKKGIKAEFLTSENTEQSPQVLMDNVRYGGVKLLYISPERMAQTSFKSFLENLKISYFAIDEAHCISEWGHDFRPSYLALKELKNEFPDKPILALTATATPHIQNEILKQLQIQNATVFKKSLQRKNLAYRIHQSADKLDDLVYYLKKYPGSSIVFCKSRKQTYDIAKFLKEKKFNATYFHARLSKEDKNSRQIRFIESNDLVLVSTNAFGMGIDKPDVRLVVHYNAPSTIESYFQEVGRGGRDGKLSHGILLYHEEDKKKAIKQFKAALPSKEEFLIMIRKLYSYYQIAEGELREGQHAFSEKKIIKTFKFYKPKFKSVISFLEMKNSIKIHDSQRQSLVKINEDNYEIKEGQSLPDRLLDYIARHYGGVFSDPKPIDEYILSRKLDTSTSAIKEALQNLNQQGKIYYRDAAIKKISFLTQRDDNLVQNRYWKEFYDLQLLKWKRLNDVYFFIEDSSYCKSQLLLRYFGEKPKEKCGICNICSPSEGTQEITEKEIFAYLSENPKTQDEILFHFIEADAHRVLDLLQNLIDEEKIQFTLPNYYSICKAN, encoded by the coding sequence TTGAAGACTACAGCAGAAAACATATTGCAACAATATTGGGGGTATTCCGAATTCCGTGTGCCACAGAAAGAAATCATAGAAAGTATTTTGACAGGAAAAGATACTCTTGCACTGCTTCCCACAGGAGGCGGGAAATCGCTCTGTTTCCAAATTCCAGCCCTGATGATGGAAGGCGTTTGTGTGGTGATTTCGCCACTTGTGGCTTTAATGAAAGACCAAGTACAAAGCCTAAAGAAAAAAGGCATAAAAGCAGAATTTCTCACATCTGAAAACACAGAACAAAGTCCGCAAGTTTTGATGGACAATGTGCGATATGGAGGGGTGAAACTGCTCTATATTTCGCCAGAGCGAATGGCACAAACTAGTTTTAAGAGCTTTCTTGAAAATTTAAAAATATCCTATTTTGCCATAGATGAGGCACATTGCATTTCGGAATGGGGGCACGACTTCCGTCCGTCTTATTTGGCTTTAAAAGAGCTTAAAAACGAATTTCCCGACAAGCCTATTTTGGCACTCACAGCCACGGCAACGCCACATATTCAAAACGAGATTTTAAAGCAATTGCAAATCCAAAATGCAACCGTTTTTAAAAAATCATTACAAAGAAAAAATTTAGCCTACCGAATCCATCAAAGTGCCGATAAGCTCGATGATTTGGTGTATTATTTAAAAAAATACCCAGGCAGTAGCATTGTGTTTTGCAAAAGCAGAAAGCAAACTTATGACATTGCGAAATTTTTAAAAGAAAAGAAGTTTAATGCCACTTATTTCCATGCGCGATTGTCCAAAGAAGATAAAAATTCACGACAAATACGATTTATCGAGAGCAATGATTTAGTCTTAGTTTCGACCAACGCTTTTGGTATGGGGATCGATAAGCCCGATGTGCGTTTAGTTGTGCATTACAATGCACCAAGCACAATAGAATCCTACTTTCAAGAAGTGGGGCGCGGCGGGCGAGATGGCAAACTGTCTCACGGGATTTTGCTGTATCACGAGGAGGATAAGAAAAAAGCCATAAAGCAGTTTAAAGCAGCTTTGCCGAGCAAAGAAGAGTTTTTAATAATGATAAGGAAACTCTACTCGTATTATCAAATAGCCGAAGGTGAGTTGCGAGAGGGACAGCATGCTTTTTCTGAAAAGAAAATTATCAAAACTTTTAAATTTTATAAACCTAAATTCAAGTCGGTGATTTCCTTTTTGGAGATGAAAAATAGCATCAAAATCCATGATTCGCAGCGACAAAGTTTAGTTAAAATCAATGAGGATAATTATGAAATAAAAGAAGGACAATCGCTCCCAGATCGCTTGCTAGATTACATCGCAAGGCACTACGGTGGCGTGTTTTCGGATCCCAAACCCATAGATGAATACATTCTTTCTCGCAAGTTGGACACGAGCACTTCTGCAATAAAAGAAGCACTCCAAAATCTGAATCAACAAGGAAAGATTTATTATAGAGATGCAGCCATTAAAAAGATTTCGTTTTTAACGCAACGAGATGATAATTTAGTGCAAAATCGATATTGGAAAGAATTTTACGACCTTCAATTATTAAAATGGAAAAGGCTCAACGATGTTTATTTCTTTATCGAGGATTCATCGTATTGCAAGAGTCAATTGCTGCTTAGATATTTTGGCGAAAAACCGAAAGAAAAATGCGGAATTTGCAATATTTGCAGTCCGTCTGAGGGCACGCAAGAAATCACCGAAAAAGAGATTTTTGCCTATTTAAGCGAAAATCCAAAAACACAAGATGAAATTTTGTTTCATTTCATAGAGGCTGATGCACATCGTGTGCTAGATTTGTTGCAAAACTTAATCGACGAAGAAAAAATACAATTTACATTACCTAATTATTATTCGATATGCAAAGCAAATTAA
- the lysA gene encoding diaminopimelate decarboxylase: MKHIQDLSFTAEDLLQMAEEFGTPLYVYDAEKMKTQYARLKNSFAGVKKLKLNYACKANTNLNILRLFQKLGSGLDTVSIQEVQLGLMAGFEPKDIIFTPNGVSFEEIKEAVELGVKINIDNLSILEQFGHEMPDYPVCIRLNPHILAGGNSNISVGHIDSKFGISIYQLPHILRVVENTGLKVNGLHMHTGSDILDVDVFLNGAELLFNAAKDFKDLEYLDFGSGFKVRYYEGSAETDIEYLGEKISERFNEFCEENDKDLMLMFEPGKFLVSESGVFLAEVNVVKQTTSTVFASVNSGFNQLIRPMFYNAHHEIENISHPDGRPRYYTVVGYICETDTFGANRKLNEVREKDILCFYNAGAYCFSMASNYNSRLKPAEILWINGEAKLIRERENLDDILKTTKNIEI; encoded by the coding sequence ATGAAACATATACAAGACCTTAGCTTTACGGCAGAAGATTTGCTTCAAATGGCAGAAGAATTTGGTACGCCACTTTATGTGTACGATGCCGAAAAAATGAAAACACAATACGCAAGATTAAAGAATTCGTTTGCCGGCGTTAAGAAATTGAAACTCAATTACGCTTGTAAGGCCAATACCAATTTGAATATTTTGCGTCTTTTTCAAAAATTGGGTAGTGGGCTAGATACCGTTTCGATTCAGGAAGTGCAGCTTGGTTTAATGGCAGGATTTGAGCCAAAAGACATTATTTTTACTCCCAATGGCGTTTCGTTTGAAGAAATAAAAGAAGCCGTAGAATTAGGCGTAAAAATCAATATAGATAATTTAAGTATTCTTGAGCAATTTGGCCATGAAATGCCAGATTATCCCGTTTGTATTCGTTTAAATCCACATATTTTGGCCGGTGGCAATAGTAACATTTCGGTGGGGCATATTGATTCTAAATTTGGAATTTCGATATATCAATTGCCGCATATTTTACGCGTGGTAGAAAACACGGGGCTGAAGGTAAATGGACTGCATATGCACACAGGTTCTGATATCTTGGATGTAGATGTGTTCTTAAACGGTGCGGAGCTTTTATTCAACGCAGCAAAGGATTTCAAAGATTTAGAGTATTTGGATTTTGGTAGTGGATTTAAGGTAAGATACTACGAAGGTAGTGCCGAAACCGATATTGAATACCTTGGCGAGAAAATTAGTGAACGATTTAATGAGTTTTGCGAAGAAAATGACAAGGATCTAATGCTGATGTTTGAGCCAGGTAAATTTTTGGTGAGCGAATCGGGTGTATTCTTGGCAGAAGTAAATGTGGTGAAACAAACGACTTCTACCGTTTTTGCGAGTGTGAATAGTGGATTTAATCAATTGATCCGTCCGATGTTCTATAATGCGCATCACGAAATAGAGAATATTTCTCATCCAGATGGCCGCCCGAGATACTATACTGTGGTAGGATACATCTGCGAAACCGATACATTTGGTGCAAATCGAAAGCTAAATGAAGTGCGAGAAAAAGATATTTTATGTTTTTACAATGCGGGTGCCTATTGTTTTTCGATGGCGTCGAACTACAATTCTCGCCTAAAACCAGCTGAAATCCTGTGGATTAACGGAGAAGCTAAACTGATAAGAGAAAGAGAAAATCTCGACGATATATTAAAAACCACAAAAAATATTGAAATTTAA
- a CDS encoding aminotransferase class I/II-fold pyridoxal phosphate-dependent enzyme has product MKNLDFPTKAQQLLAKRIEENNFRSLSVFDTNNADFFSNDYLGIARELQKIQISHHHAGSTGSRLISGNSAYYEDVERYLADFYDAEKALLFNSGYNANLAVLSAIPQRGDFILYDELSHASLRDGIRLSNAKSFKFKHNDASDLAQKIEKCSGEIFVVLESVYSMDGDEVSSEILELCQKKNCYIILDEAHGTGVVGKQKKGIFENFEQEIFARVHTFGKALGTHGACVVGGEKLHQFLVNFARPFIYTTAMSEAEVEVIFQAHEILKKSNFAQEKLAQNIEYFRQKIKENQSNFLNSQTPIQAYLNEKNILKCKCKELVEKNISVKSILSPTVPISQERIRITLHNFNTFKEIDDLLKVLL; this is encoded by the coding sequence ATGAAAAATTTAGATTTTCCTACCAAAGCACAGCAGCTTTTGGCGAAAAGAATCGAAGAAAATAATTTTAGAAGCCTTTCGGTATTTGATACAAATAATGCCGATTTTTTTTCCAACGACTATCTCGGAATCGCTCGAGAATTGCAAAAAATCCAAATTTCGCACCATCATGCGGGGAGCACAGGTTCGCGATTGATTTCGGGAAATAGTGCTTATTATGAGGACGTTGAACGCTATTTAGCGGATTTTTACGATGCTGAAAAAGCCTTGCTTTTCAATAGCGGATACAATGCCAATCTGGCGGTGCTTTCAGCGATACCACAGCGTGGTGATTTTATTTTGTATGATGAATTATCGCACGCTTCGCTTCGTGATGGCATACGATTGAGTAACGCTAAATCTTTTAAATTTAAACACAACGATGCGAGTGATTTAGCGCAAAAAATAGAAAAATGTTCAGGCGAAATTTTTGTGGTGCTCGAGAGCGTCTATAGCATGGACGGAGACGAAGTTTCAAGCGAAATTTTGGAGCTTTGCCAAAAGAAAAATTGCTACATCATTTTGGACGAAGCGCACGGAACGGGCGTGGTAGGAAAACAAAAAAAAGGCATTTTTGAGAATTTTGAGCAGGAAATTTTTGCACGCGTTCACACCTTTGGCAAGGCACTCGGCACGCATGGTGCTTGCGTAGTGGGGGGAGAAAAATTGCATCAGTTTTTAGTGAATTTTGCGCGTCCATTTATTTATACCACAGCAATGAGCGAGGCGGAAGTAGAAGTGATTTTTCAAGCGCATGAAATCCTTAAAAAATCGAATTTTGCACAAGAAAAATTAGCACAGAATATTGAATATTTCAGACAAAAAATCAAAGAAAATCAATCAAATTTTTTAAATTCCCAAACACCCATTCAAGCTTATTTGAACGAAAAAAATATCTTGAAATGCAAGTGTAAAGAATTAGTAGAAAAAAATATTTCGGTTAAAAGTATTTTATCTCCTACGGTGCCAATTTCACAAGAAAGGATTCGGATTACATTACATAATTTCAACACTTTTAAGGAGATAGATGATTTACTAAAAGTATTACTTTAA
- a CDS encoding carboxylate--amine ligase translates to MLYFCKTNPSLENGGFFGYSKSEIQKYIPQEFRAKEQIFDQNKKLILTKFPMIAKPDVGERGKGVIRLNNQSELNEFLSQLNDNQKIILQEYIDLPKEFGVFYCKYPKDEHGRILGITGKEFLVFKGNGRQTLREFIQQNERAFFRKKYLENKFSAILDKVLHKGETILLEPIGNHNRGTRFFDASHLATQELLAQIEKVIRQIPQYSYGRLDVKAVSDNALKQGKFKVIEVNGVNSEPTHIYDKNYSLFKAYREVYKTLNHQSNIAQQWAEKGAKSPKIPDFLLALKAHLFS, encoded by the coding sequence TTGCTTTATTTTTGTAAAACCAATCCGAGTTTGGAAAACGGAGGCTTTTTCGGCTATTCTAAAAGTGAAATTCAAAAATATATTCCGCAAGAATTTAGAGCCAAAGAGCAAATTTTTGACCAAAACAAAAAACTGATTTTAACCAAATTTCCCATGATTGCTAAACCTGATGTAGGCGAGCGGGGAAAGGGAGTTATTCGTTTGAATAATCAATCGGAATTAAATGAATTTTTGTCCCAATTAAATGATAATCAGAAAATTATTTTGCAGGAATACATTGATTTACCCAAAGAGTTTGGTGTATTTTATTGCAAATATCCCAAAGATGAACATGGGCGAATTTTAGGCATCACAGGAAAGGAATTTTTGGTATTTAAAGGCAATGGCAGGCAAACTTTGCGCGAATTTATACAACAAAACGAGCGTGCATTTTTTAGGAAAAAATATTTAGAAAATAAATTTTCGGCAATTTTGGACAAAGTTTTACACAAAGGCGAAACGATTTTGCTAGAACCTATTGGAAATCACAATCGTGGAACGCGTTTTTTTGATGCATCGCATTTAGCAACGCAAGAACTTTTAGCCCAAATTGAAAAAGTAATTCGCCAAATTCCGCAATATTCTTATGGTAGATTAGATGTAAAAGCCGTGAGTGATAACGCGCTAAAACAAGGGAAATTTAAAGTCATAGAAGTAAATGGTGTGAACTCAGAGCCTACGCACATTTACGATAAAAATTATTCATTATTCAAGGCTTATCGTGAAGTCTACAAAACGCTCAACCACCAATCCAATATTGCTCAACAATGGGCAGAAAAGGGAGCGAAATCGCCCAAAATCCCAGATTTTTTATTAGCTTTGAAGGCTCATTTATTTTCATAA